The genomic DNA GACGGTCTGCACTATTTGGTCAGTTATGCATCAATATGGATAATGGCGTAGTTCCTCACCTCCTTTGCGCGCATCAAGCTCGGTAGAACTGTAGAGCCTCCGCCAAGGCTGGGTCTGAGTGCGGACACTTGAGAGTGCAACTCGACGTGCGAGTGACATATTGGGATGGAAGATTGGAGGTTCTGGTTCTCTCTGGTTCAGATACTGGAGCCAAGAGGACGCACTTTATTCATATACGATTTCTCTCACGACTCGACCCGACGACCGCAACCGAGTTGCCCCGATATCTAAGGCGATACTTTCGGTCGCCGTTTACTTGAGATGTCCTCGAGGGTTGGGCTTTGCGGATTTAGTGTCATCCGCGTCATATGAACAAATCTGTCTGTACGCGATCCTATCCAAGTTCGCGATCATTCGTCATACAGCACCACAAAGTCTACTAGCCTCTCGGCACGAAGGGGGCCTTCGTTTAGGCGCCCAGAGCGGCGGGAAGTATTTGCGTCCTCACGTGACGGACAATCATTTCCACGTGAAATTCTCCGCATGGTAAATAAATGATAGCTTTAGTGACTCAATCTGGGAGCCTCGACAGCGGTACTTGACAAGATAGGGGCTATAGTGGCACAGGGCTGCCGTGAGAACGAATTTGTCATGTTAAATATTTAATTGAGATTGAATCGGGAAATGGATCCTACCGCGGGGGTGCTCCCAAGACCAAAGACGACTTGGTTGGTGCCTGATGCGCTAGATTTTGGACGCAATGACGGCTCCGGTGTATGGACTTGTGTGTGTGCGATGAGCGGGGGCGTTTATAAGAAGACCACGTGACGCAGTGGCCACGACCGCCCAGTCACGCTTGTCTGCCGTGCGTTTGCCTTGCGTTGAGAAGGAGATCACTATGGACTCTTCTACGCACTCGCTTTCTTTTTCTATTACCACTCCAGTCGACTCACGACATACGGATATGGGCGCTGCCCTCTCTGCTGTCCGCAACGGCCGCAAACGGAGAGCCGATGCCCACCATGACGATGTCGGATCGCCCAATAACAGGCATTCTAAGCGCATGCGCGAGGAGCCGTTATCCCCAGGACGCATGTCTGAAGCCCCTGAGAGCGCTGATACTACCCTTGTCGACGATACCGACGATCAtcatcaccaccaccaccaagaTCTCAAGGGAAAGGCCCGCGATACTGTAAGCGTATTTACTAATAGAGAGTTTGCGTACCAACTCTGCTAGTTTTCATCATCCGCTGTTTCGACGATACTTCCTCCACATGACGTTCCAACCCCCCACGACGACCGAGGGGCTCGTCTTGTCGACGAAATCGAGTCCGAGCTTCGGTGAGTTACCATCTGATCGATGGACCCGGTCCCTGACTCTCGCTATAGTTGTGGATGTTGCACCGAACTGGCTTATAATGTGATTATCTACCATCTCCTCAAATTTCCTCCAACTAACCTATTTCTAGCCTGTCTCTTTGAGTCCATGCCACCACTTTTTCTGTGGGTCATGTATGACTCTCCATTTGTCACACTCCCGCAACGCTCCGAATTACACCCGGGCCACCTGTCCAGCATGCCGCACCTCTCCACAGGTATCGCTCCCAGCAGGTCAGTATTTCCACTTGTACCTATCCCATTGTCTCAGGCTCTAACGCACGTGGTGCTCCCTGCGATATACAGGGTGGTCCAATCACTCGTTGCTGCGCTACTTCGCGTGTACCCCGAACGTGCTCGCACGGAACGAGAGAGAGCACAAGCAGACGAAATATACATCGCCGGCCGCGAAATACCGGTGTGTTCCATTCGTCAAACTATTACTTATGGTATTAAGTTTTGGTAGATTCCTCCTCCACGACCACAAAACCCCGATGCCCTTCTCCCCCAACAACAAAACTCCGCCAACGACCACCTCGCACGACCTTGCCCTCACTGGTACGCCCCTTACGTTTTAGTACAACCTCTATCTTATATGATTACAAGTGCCCCGAATAACACCTTCGATTGGACATGTCCTCGACCGATTCCCAATCCTGATACCGACCACGCCAACGCCTGGAACCTCGAAAATGGTCCCCCACCGGGCCACAACTACTGCGGCGCCTGGTGAGAGAAATTACTTGGTTTCGGATTGTTGTATTTGCTAATATTTGGCTCATTGCTTTTCGCATGCATTGCACTCAATAtctggatgatgacgatAGCGACGAATTGTACGCATTTGGCGCCCCGACTTCAACTCGCTGTGACATGTGTACGACCGGCTTTTGCGGAATCTCTGTCCCGCAAGTGTGTCGATCACATTGGTTGCACCAAGTGCGACTTATGAGTGACTATAATAGCTTGCAGGGTACACTTGAATCTCACTCGCAGAATTGATGGCCCTGACTTTGCGACTGTGGCAGGATTAATCGAGAGCGACCGGATATacgacattttcaataaCAATTCAATCGAAGTCGATATCCTCTTTGACTATCTTCGAGAAGCAGAGATCACACCTAACATGATCTACCTAGACGTAAATCATATCGAACCTACCTCAATgtcacgcatatactcacacgCCTCATAGATAATCGACCATATTTTGGCGACACCTGAAGGGTTTGAGCCAATGATCGCCCGGGACGCATTTAGAGGATCTCACCCTGTGGATATGCATGTGCCAGATGCGCAGTATACTGCGGCGCGGCCAAGGGAACAACTTCCGAGCGTCTTGTTTTCCGAATTTACAGACGAAGAGGATAGCGATGATGAGCGAGAAGATGAAAGGAGACGGACTGGTGTTTCGGCGAGTGGAGCCAATGGAAACTCGGGAAGGTCAGCAAACGAGAACTCTGGTGAACCAGTGAACGAAGGTTCCGTGGACTTGGCCAACGGGGAAATATCACCAACCACTGTCTTGCCCCGCCTGGCCGATCTAATGCGTACGATGCGGGATACCGAGACGCCTCCCTCGTTGACTTTACCAGCCGTGTCTCGTAGAGAGCAAAACAGTTCTATGTCCCCTGTTCTTGTGCCATCATTCGTAGCTCCCATCTCTGTCCCGCCGCTCACCTCGACGTCTTCCATCAACCCACCACCGCCACCATCACCACCCCGTCGACGCCGAATCTGCCGAGAATGCGCTACCGAGGTGTTTTTATCTGGTCTCAAGGACTGGTGGTCGCGTGAAATGCGCACGTCAATTGGGAAGGAACGGTTACCTGTTTGGGTAGTGTCCAGGCGGGTGTGTGAAAATGGGGAAACGTGTAGCGAGCAGATCAATAATGGTTAGTATACTTATTTACCTAACTGTGAACCATTGCTTAACCTGTATGATATAGACCATGCAAAGGCTTGTAAGTTTATTCGGACTGACTATGGGGGCTGGTAATAACCAAGCCACTTCCAGGTTGTCATATCACTGGTCCAGTAGCAGGCGCGGGTTCATAGATTGGCGATACGTATGTTTCGACATGGTATAGTATAATATGGTATATGGTATGGGTGTCACCGATCTGATTCATGTGACTCGTTGGTATGAGTGATTCACTTTCTGGCGGTTGGTTTGTGCGCTTTTTTATGTTTGTGATATATGAACTTAAGTTGAATGTATATTCTTGGGCAACTGAAAGTTGTAGCCGTGACTAAGCTTACATGAGACCCAATAGATTGATTATCGACTCGCGCCACTGGTATCAAGTCTGCCATGTTGTTCGCATTCTTACCCTGGTTCTTCACACTGATTCTTCGTAGTCGGTCTTGCACGATCAACTAATCAGTTAATGCATTTGAGTGCTTGTTCTACCGCGCATACAATCACtagcaagtgctccagctcAAATTACTTACGTGCATGGAGTCCAAAAAATCCAAACTTGTTGGCGATCTCAAAGAAGTATGCATTCAAGTATATTCAACTTTGCCAACACGGGTGCTAAAGTAAGTTGAGGTCATAAAACGCATAAAGTCAATACCGCCAAACTGAATCAGGCATGCGAATTAGACTTCTATCGTAGCAAAACTGCCAAAAAGGTATCACTTGAGGATTTACTCGAATATCACGCCTAGTAGCGCTAGTTTAGTCACTCTAGGCAGTATCTGTGGTCGTAGTCGTGTATAAATCATTTTTGGTATATAAACTCGAACACCCCTTTTGGTTGATTATAAACCCTCGAATTATTCTCTGGTTGGCATTGGGCATCTTGTGAGACTTTTAGTAACATTGATACCCAGCTCCACGAGTTATTCAACGTGGCATTTTAGAGTTTTAGTCTACTTTGAATTTGAATATCCATAGCCACTGTGTGCCAAGCGGGAACGACAAGTTGCACCAAAGGCGTCGACGGTGGTAAACTGGGGACCGCGAAGCCTCAACGAGCGATGGTATAAATAACACAGGTCCCGTATAGAGAATATGCGAAACCAGCCCCTGGCTCCTAAGCCAGAgggcgcatacatcaagaAAGTCACTCACACGGTCTTCCTTACAACAAAAACCACATATTCACTCACGCGACAAGTAAGAGCTTAAAATGGTAACGTAGAACAGTAACAGAGGAAGATATTATTATATGTACGTCACGTAAGGTTGCCATCTTTCTCACACAGCCAACCATGACTCCAAACACTCGACTTAGACTCCCGATTGAGGTATTCTCTTGATATTCGGACTCGCGACACCCGAGGTCCTTGCTGTCTCGACGCGTTGTAGCAAGCGCTTTTATGAGCTGTGCAACCCTCTCCTATATGCGGAAGTGCATTTGCACACACCCACTCAACTTATATCGTTATCGAGGAGTAAAAATGCTTTAAAAATGCTGGATACTACAAAATCTCTGATTATCAACGGGCTTGTCCTATACCCAGAAGTTTGGGGTGGTATCGGAGCTGAGATTCCCCCTGACCCACTTCATTACCTTGTCCGTGTCCTTCGCGCAACCACATCCCTTCGCTCACTTAAAGTAACGCCGATCGATGAGCCTCTTGAGCTCGCTGAGAGGGCCGATTTGAGCCAAGAATCCGAATGCTCGAACGAATTACTGCGCTCGGCCAGCGACCCAGAATTTCTCCCGAAACTTACACACTTTAGCTTATTTAATCCAAAGCATCCCAACAAGTCCTGTTTAGACGTAATCCGCCATGATCGAGCGGTAGAGTACTACACCGTTTGGAACATGACTGATGCACATGTAAAAGTATTGCCTGTGCCGAGAAAATCCGACACTACAGCGCCAGATCCCCATCTATCGTCCCTCTCAGCTTCTCATTCATCCCCTCATCCCCATTGGCATGTTTCTGGCCGAGAGGCTGGGCGATTAATCCAACAGTCTATCAATGTTGGCAACCTTCCTAACATTGAGTATTTTGGGTTTCTGGTGCAATTGTCCGAGATAGGAGTAGTCGCCGATAACGAGCTAGTATCCACGAATGGCATTTTTCCTTGGCTCAAGGACGTGCTTGCAACGACTGGATTTTCTCGACTTCACGCATTTGAATTCCACCTCAACTATCAATCTCAAACATGGGACTGGCCAATTACCCTCGAAGCACAGCGCTTGGGTATTGAGGAACTTCAAACAGTCGCTCCAACGCTTAAATCAGTCGGGATATCATCGACGAGAAGCTTTTGGAAAAGGACAATTCTTCCAAGAGGAAACGCTCCTTTATATCCAGATGTTCCCAACTGGACGCCTTGCCCGATCCAGGGCTCGAACGAGGACATGCGCCCCATGCTTGTATGGTGGCTTGATGCGTTGAATTTCGATACTTCAGTGGTACAGGATCGAAgagcattcaaggattttgCCAAACATCTAAATGCTGCAATGAATGAACGTTGGGAAGACATGGCTCCTTCTGAAGCCACTCTGTACAATCAACTCCTCAGCCAATTTTAGTGGTATTGTAGATGAATGATTAAGCCCGGAGTTCAAAGAATCTTACGTGCTTGGTCCCAGTATATATCCATATCTCATGACTGCGCCTGATGTATTCCATCATGTTTGCTACTGTGAATTCGATATATTGATCATGAATTCTCAGTCTATACTTCGGTCTGCCATGTTCATATGTGTAATATGTAGATTCTGTAAGAGGTATAAGTGGGGGAGTCCGCGGCCGGCCGCGGCCGGCCAATAACTAGGGGCATTGGCCGGGTCACCCAAGACCGTGACCATCCGGATCGAAGGTTTGGGCTGGCGGGAGAACCGCGCAAGGATGAATAAATAGCGAATTAAATTAAATGCACGACAAACATTTAAAGATAGTGGGTGAGTGCTGAGGGCCGCGAGGACAGATCGAATTATCATGCTCGGCACGCGACATCAGTCAAGTGTCGCATGTACCTCCGCACACTGCGGCCCACCTGTCTAGATTTTTTTCATAATCATTTATCCAAATAGGCTACCTCGAGCCTCTCTTGAACCCACACAGGCTGTATGGTTGAAACAAAAACGCAAAATTTTGCTATATGCTATTTTACATGTAACCCATACAGTCCGATCAAGCTAACTCTACACCTAAAAATCACCTCAAAGTCCCAGTTACATATTACCCATGAAAGCAAACTTGTGCCCATCTATTCTGGGCAAGTCTTTATTCTGAATGTCCTTCGTAGTGCCAGAACGAATCTTTGTCAACCGGTCCTGCATCTCTTCCTTGAGCTTGCGCCGTTCGACCTCCTTCATTAGCGTCGCTTCGCGATCTGCGACTTCGCGTGCCCGTTTTTCTATTTTAGCCTGAACCTTGGCAGCCGCCTTTTCTGCCTTTGCTTGAGGGGATAAAAACCATCCTAGTCCACCACTCCCACTACCCTCACTCTTTCCACCcgatgtgaccttatctttagTATTGATTCTCCCGGCCCTACTGGCCCCCATGGAATTTGGTTCGAGATCCGGCTCATCCGGATGTAGCTCACGATAGATCGGAGCGCCATATGGCGATATTCCCACCAACACACGGCGAACTTTCTCCTGATTGGCGGGCCGCACCGTCGCTTCACTTCCTTGGTGCTGATGCCCAGCGGAACGAATGGGCACGGGGCGCGTGTGGTCTGTCGGAGCTCGTACAGACGCAGATCCGCCGGAACTCGCGCTCCCTGTTTGGGTAGATGTCGTAGTAGAAACGGAAGAAACTGTTGCAAGTGATGCACCTCCTGTGAACACCGGAGATGTAGTAGGTGAATGCCGTGTGCGAGATGGAGATACAGAAGATTCGTCATTTATGGATTGTGAGGGCATAAGCTCTGGTGAAACATGGGAGCGAGGTTGCCGTTGATCCACTTGCTGATGTTGATCGTCGCTATCTGCCATTGTAACGTGCTGCGACCATCGGTGCACAATCTGAACCTTTCGCTGTTCCAGGTCGACGTCTACAGGATTTCCATGTTCGTCCAAAGCCGGTCGGTGTCGTGAATAAAGTTC from Rhizoctonia solani chromosome 16, complete sequence includes the following:
- a CDS encoding Zinc finger, C3HC4 type (RING finger) protein gives rise to the protein MDSSTHSLSFSITTPVDSRHTDMGAALSAVRNGRKRRADAHHDDVGSPNNRHSKRMREEPLSPGRMSEAPESADTTLVDDTDDHHHHHHQDLKGKARDTFSSSAVSTILPPHDVPTPHDDRGARLVDEIESELRCGCCTELAYNVIIYHLLKFPPTNLFLACLFESMPPLFLWVMYDSPFVTLPQRSELHPGHLSSMPHLSTGIAPSRVVQSLVAALLRVYPERARTERERAQADEIYIAGREIPIPPPRPQNPDALLPQQQNSANDHLARPCPHCAPNNTFDWTCPRPIPNPDTDHANAWNLENGPPPGHNYCGAWVHLNLTRRIDGPDFATVAGLIESDRIYDIFNNNSIEVDILFDYLREAEITPNMIYLDIIDHILATPEGFEPMIARDAFRGSHPVDMHVPDAQYTAARPREQLPSVLFSEFTDEEDSDDEREDERRRTGVSASGANGNSGRSANENSGEPVNEGSVDLANGEISPTTVLPRLADLMRTMRDTETPPSLTLPAVSRREQNSSMSPVLVPSFVAPISVPPLTSTSSINPPPPPSPPRRRRICRECATEVFLSGLKDWWSREMRTSIGKERLPVWVVSRRVCENGETCSEQINNDHAKACCHITGPVAGAGS